One Micromonospora eburnea genomic region harbors:
- a CDS encoding DUF6328 family protein: MSKETERQRWQRNFAELLQELRVAQTGVQILFAFLLTLPFSNAFARTTDFQRDAYLVALLTAAGATAMIISPVAFHRALFRQGRKPELVRFAHLMATGGLALMLISMVSAVLLITDFVLGQPIALVLSALTGMWFLTFWVILPFARRNWGEGDIADEDDDPQVLPGG, translated from the coding sequence GTGTCCAAGGAGACCGAGCGGCAGCGTTGGCAGCGCAACTTCGCCGAGCTGCTCCAGGAGCTGCGGGTGGCGCAGACCGGGGTGCAGATCCTCTTCGCCTTCCTGCTCACCCTGCCGTTCAGCAACGCGTTCGCCCGGACCACCGACTTCCAGCGGGACGCGTACCTCGTCGCGTTGCTGACCGCCGCCGGGGCCACCGCGATGATCATTTCGCCGGTCGCCTTTCACCGGGCGCTGTTCCGGCAGGGCCGCAAACCGGAACTGGTCCGGTTCGCCCACCTGATGGCCACCGGTGGGCTGGCCCTCATGCTGATCTCGATGGTCAGCGCGGTCCTGCTGATCACCGACTTCGTGCTGGGCCAGCCGATCGCCCTGGTGCTGAGCGCGCTCACCGGGATGTGGTTCCTGACCTTCTGGGTGATCCTGCCGTTCGCCCGGCGCAACTGGGGTGAGGGCGACATCGCCGACGAGGACGACGATCCGCAGGTGCTGCCCGGCGGCTGA
- a CDS encoding sugar isomerase domain-containing protein — MSAEAYLAVVTETIGRVAAGQRDNVGRAADLIAESLRADGVVHAFGTGHSEALAMEIAGRAGGLVPTNRIALRDLVLYGGEPADVLGPKLEREPAVAHRLYELAPIRPQDVFVLASNSGVNGAMVEFASIVKERGHALIAITSAAHSARMTSRHPSGRKLADFADVVLDNGAPYGDATLPLPGGGAVGAVSSITAALLAQQIVAEVVARLLAAGERPPVYLSANITGGDEHNAELEARYAGRIRRGA; from the coding sequence ATGAGCGCCGAGGCGTACCTGGCGGTGGTGACCGAGACGATCGGCCGGGTGGCTGCCGGCCAGCGGGACAACGTGGGCCGGGCGGCCGACCTGATCGCCGAGTCGCTGCGCGCCGACGGTGTGGTGCACGCGTTCGGCACCGGCCACTCGGAGGCCCTGGCGATGGAGATCGCCGGCCGGGCCGGCGGGCTGGTGCCCACCAACCGGATAGCGCTGCGTGACCTGGTGCTGTACGGCGGTGAGCCGGCCGACGTGCTCGGCCCGAAGCTGGAACGCGAGCCGGCCGTGGCGCACCGCCTCTACGAACTGGCTCCGATCCGTCCGCAGGACGTGTTCGTGCTCGCCTCCAACTCCGGCGTGAACGGGGCGATGGTGGAGTTCGCGTCGATCGTCAAGGAGCGCGGGCACGCCCTGATCGCGATCACCTCGGCCGCCCACTCGGCCCGGATGACCTCGCGTCACCCGTCCGGGCGCAAGCTGGCCGACTTCGCCGACGTGGTGCTCGACAACGGTGCCCCGTACGGCGACGCCACCCTGCCGCTGCCCGGTGGCGGCGCGGTCGGCGCGGTCTCCTCGATCACGGCGGCGCTGCTGGCCCAGCAGATCGTGGCGGAGGTGGTGGCCCGGCTGCTGGCGGCGGGGGAGCGGCCCCCGGTCTACCTGTCGGCGAACATCACCGGCGGCGACGAGCACAACGCCGAGCTGGAGGCCCGGTACGCCGGCCGGATCCGCCGGGGCGCCTGA
- a CDS encoding aminoglycoside N(3)-acetyltransferase, with translation MTAVAAPGRPHTRASLAAQLHALGVRPGGTVLVHAALRGLGFLCGGPEAVLLALRDVLGPDGTVVVPTHTPENSDPAGWTNPPVPAEWWPVIRAELPAFDPAVTPSRFMGALAELVRTWPGARRSDHPHVSFAALGPAADRIVAGHALTDMLGESSPLARLYELDADVLLFGVDHGSNTSLHLAEYRQPAPPRQRCGAAVRSADGGREWVWWDDVCLDEDDFARLGADLEATGAVRLGPVGAGTGRLMRQRAAVDFAVDWLARNRRTEEA, from the coding sequence GTGACCGCCGTCGCCGCGCCGGGCCGGCCGCACACCCGCGCGTCGCTCGCCGCCCAGCTCCACGCCCTCGGCGTACGCCCCGGCGGGACGGTGCTGGTGCATGCGGCCCTGCGCGGGCTGGGTTTCCTCTGCGGCGGCCCGGAGGCGGTGCTGCTCGCCCTGCGTGACGTGCTCGGGCCGGACGGCACGGTCGTGGTGCCGACCCACACCCCGGAGAACAGCGACCCGGCGGGCTGGACCAACCCGCCGGTGCCGGCGGAGTGGTGGCCGGTGATCCGGGCCGAGCTGCCGGCCTTCGACCCGGCGGTCACGCCGAGCCGGTTCATGGGCGCGCTGGCCGAGCTGGTCCGCACCTGGCCGGGCGCGCGGCGCAGCGACCACCCGCACGTCTCGTTCGCCGCGCTCGGGCCCGCCGCCGACCGGATCGTCGCCGGCCACGCGCTGACCGACATGCTCGGCGAGAGTTCCCCGCTGGCCCGGCTGTACGAACTGGACGCCGACGTGCTGCTGTTCGGCGTCGACCACGGCAGCAACACCTCGCTGCACCTGGCCGAGTACCGCCAGCCCGCGCCGCCCCGGCAGCGCTGCGGCGCGGCGGTGCGCAGCGCCGACGGTGGGCGGGAGTGGGTGTGGTGGGACGACGTGTGCCTGGACGAGGACGATTTCGCCCGGCTCGGCGCCGACCTGGAGGCCACCGGGGCGGTCCGGCTCGGGCCGGTCGGCGCCGGGACGGGCCGGTTGATGCGACAGCGGGCGGCGGTCGACTTCGCGGTGGACTGGCTGGCCCGCAACCGACGGACGGAGGAAGCATGA
- a CDS encoding alpha/beta fold hydrolase has product MRVDARGLTFEIRTGGPEDGSPVLLLHGFPQHGGEWDEVVPALHAAGLRTYAPDQRGYSPGARPAAAEAYRIPELVADAAGVLDGLGVASAHVVGHDWGAAVAWALAAAHPSRVRTLTAVSVPHPAAMAHALATVPRQRARSAYMSLFRRPGTAERVLLAMRAAALRRMLGGVGDAARVGRYADPMREPGALTAALNWYRAMSGADMRAVGPVGVPTTFVWSDRDVAIGRAAAELCAAHVTGDYRFVELAGVSHWIPDEAPGPLAAAILARVGS; this is encoded by the coding sequence ATGCGGGTCGACGCGCGAGGGCTGACGTTCGAGATACGTACGGGCGGCCCGGAGGACGGTTCCCCCGTCCTGCTGCTGCACGGCTTCCCCCAGCACGGCGGCGAATGGGACGAGGTGGTGCCCGCGCTGCACGCCGCCGGGCTGCGCACGTACGCGCCCGACCAGCGCGGCTACTCGCCGGGCGCGCGGCCGGCGGCGGCCGAGGCGTACCGGATCCCGGAGTTGGTGGCCGACGCGGCCGGCGTGCTCGACGGGCTCGGGGTGGCGTCCGCGCACGTGGTGGGGCACGACTGGGGTGCGGCGGTGGCGTGGGCCCTGGCGGCGGCGCACCCGAGCCGGGTCCGCACCCTGACCGCGGTGTCGGTGCCGCACCCGGCGGCGATGGCCCATGCGCTCGCCACCGTGCCGCGGCAGCGCGCCCGGTCCGCCTACATGTCGTTGTTCCGCAGGCCGGGCACGGCGGAGCGGGTGCTGCTCGCGATGCGGGCCGCCGCGCTGCGCAGAATGCTCGGCGGGGTGGGCGACGCCGCCCGGGTGGGCCGCTACGCCGACCCGATGCGCGAGCCGGGCGCGTTGACCGCCGCCCTGAACTGGTACCGGGCCATGTCGGGGGCCGACATGCGGGCCGTCGGGCCGGTGGGCGTGCCGACCACCTTCGTCTGGAGCGACAGGGATGTCGCGATCGGCCGGGCAGCCGCCGAGTTGTGCGCGGCGCATGTCACCGGCGACTACCGCTTCGTCGAGCTGGCCGGCGTCAGCCACTGGATTCCCGACGAGGCGCCCGGCCCGCTCGCCGCGGCGATCCTCGCCCGGGTGGGCTCGTGA
- a CDS encoding ECF transporter S component codes for MTQPSTNRWRTVDIVVASVLAVAFGVIFWAWGLIWNGPADAIPLPGRAALYGMWLVPAVLGALIVRKPGAAFFTLTIAALVSVALGSSWGWTLVVQGPLEAAAGELAFALFAYRAYRLPVALLAATLAGLAASIYDVLVWYPGTAWGSFRLPYILITAASSLVVAGLGSVALTRALAGTGVLDRFPAARDRAAI; via the coding sequence ATGACTCAACCAAGCACCAACCGGTGGCGCACCGTCGACATCGTCGTCGCCTCGGTGCTCGCCGTCGCGTTCGGCGTCATCTTCTGGGCCTGGGGCCTGATCTGGAACGGGCCGGCGGATGCCATCCCGCTGCCCGGCAGGGCGGCGCTGTACGGCATGTGGCTGGTGCCGGCCGTGCTCGGCGCGCTGATCGTGCGCAAGCCCGGCGCCGCGTTCTTCACGCTGACCATCGCCGCGCTGGTGTCGGTCGCGCTCGGCAGCAGTTGGGGCTGGACCCTGGTGGTGCAGGGTCCGCTGGAGGCGGCGGCCGGCGAGCTGGCGTTCGCGCTGTTCGCATACCGCGCCTACCGGCTGCCGGTCGCCCTGCTGGCCGCCACACTGGCCGGTCTCGCCGCCTCGATCTACGACGTCCTGGTCTGGTACCCGGGCACCGCGTGGGGCAGCTTCCGGCTGCCGTACATCCTCATCACGGCCGCCAGCTCGCTGGTCGTGGCCGGCCTCGGCAGCGTCGCGCTGACCCGGGCCCTCGCGGGCACCGGCGTCCTCGACCGCTTCCCCGCCGCCCGCGACCGCGCCGCCATCTGA
- a CDS encoding ABC transporter ATP-binding protein — translation MSAVEVRGFGWRHAGRRQWAVRGVDLRVERGERVLLLGPSGAGKSTLLAALAGLLPEDSGEQEGTIEIDGLDPRKARERVGVVFQDPETQLVMARCGDDVAFGLENRGVPGEQIWPRVDEALRRVGFPYHRDRPTAALSGGEQQRLALAGALALRPGLLLLDEPTANLDPAGAALIRQAVRDALDADTALILVEHRVAEALPLVDRVVVLEAGGGVRADGPPAAVFDAHGDALAAAGVWLPGRTVPPRHATTPAGEALITADRLGLPPRLAPTDLRVRAGEALAVLGPNGAGKSTLALLLGGLLRPGTGTVTAAAELAGRDAGTPPHRWRAPALARRIGSVFQDPEHQFVTSTVFDELALGPRRTGQTEAAVRSTVDGLLERLRLARLAGANPYTLSGGEARRLSVATALATAPRLLICDEPTFGQDRRTWLELVDLLAELRDAGHGVVAVTHDPDFVAALADRTVTLTGTGTGERP, via the coding sequence ATGAGCGCGGTGGAGGTACGGGGGTTCGGGTGGCGGCATGCGGGGCGTCGGCAGTGGGCCGTGCGGGGGGTGGATCTGCGGGTCGAACGCGGGGAGCGGGTGTTGCTGCTGGGGCCGTCGGGGGCGGGGAAGAGCACGCTGCTCGCGGCGCTCGCCGGGCTGCTGCCCGAGGACTCCGGTGAGCAGGAGGGCACCATCGAGATCGACGGGCTCGACCCGCGCAAGGCCCGGGAACGGGTCGGCGTCGTCTTCCAGGACCCGGAGACCCAACTGGTGATGGCCCGCTGCGGCGACGACGTCGCGTTCGGGCTGGAGAACCGCGGCGTACCCGGCGAGCAGATCTGGCCCCGGGTGGACGAGGCGCTGCGCCGGGTCGGCTTCCCGTACCACCGGGACCGGCCCACCGCGGCGCTGTCCGGCGGCGAGCAGCAGCGGCTCGCCCTGGCCGGGGCGCTCGCCCTGCGGCCCGGGCTGCTGCTGCTCGACGAGCCGACCGCCAACCTCGATCCGGCCGGCGCCGCGCTGATCCGGCAGGCCGTCCGGGACGCCCTCGACGCCGACACCGCGCTGATCCTGGTCGAGCACCGGGTGGCCGAGGCGCTGCCGCTGGTGGACCGGGTGGTCGTCCTCGAAGCCGGCGGCGGGGTGCGGGCCGACGGGCCGCCCGCCGCGGTCTTCGACGCGCACGGCGACGCGCTCGCCGCCGCCGGGGTCTGGCTGCCCGGCCGAACCGTGCCGCCCCGGCACGCGACCACGCCGGCCGGAGAAGCACTGATCACCGCCGACCGGCTCGGCCTGCCGCCCCGGCTGGCCCCCACCGACCTTCGGGTACGCGCCGGCGAGGCGCTCGCCGTCCTCGGCCCGAACGGCGCCGGCAAGTCCACCCTGGCCCTGCTCCTGGGCGGCCTGCTCCGCCCCGGCACCGGTACGGTCACCGCCGCCGCCGAGCTGGCCGGCCGGGATGCCGGCACTCCCCCGCACCGCTGGCGGGCACCAGCGCTCGCCCGACGGATCGGCTCGGTCTTCCAGGATCCGGAGCACCAGTTCGTCACCAGCACGGTTTTCGACGAGCTGGCCCTCGGCCCACGTCGGACCGGCCAGACCGAGGCGGCGGTACGGTCCACCGTGGACGGGTTGCTGGAGCGGCTCCGGCTGGCCCGGCTGGCCGGGGCGAACCCGTACACCCTCTCCGGCGGGGAGGCGCGGCGGCTGAGCGTGGCGACCGCCCTGGCCACCGCGCCCCGCCTGTTGATCTGCGACGAACCCACCTTCGGCCAGGACCGGCGGACCTGGTTGGAGCTGGTCGACCTGCTCGCCGAGCTGCGCGACGCCGGCCACGGCGTCGTGGCGGTCACCCACGACCCGGACTTCGTCGCCGCGCTGGCCGACCGCACGGTGACGCTGACCGGGACCGGCACCGGGGAGCGACCGTGA
- a CDS encoding energy-coupling factor transporter transmembrane component T family protein has protein sequence MIGVEPVAAPGAPLARRNPVAKVAAALVFSFILIATLDPVAPAIAIAIELAVLPLFGIRYRTLARRAWPLLASAGGILVTLVLFAADRSGRVLVEAGPLLVTEGVLVTALGLVLRMLAVALPGIVVFATTDPTDLADALIQNAKAPARFAIGALAAFRLVPLLEQEWRMISMARRARGVDAGRNPLAKLRLFVSTAFALLVGAIRRGTRLAVAMDARGFDAGLPRTVARRQRFTRADGLLVAGAAVLAGAALTVSVVLGTFRPLIG, from the coding sequence GTGATCGGGGTGGAGCCGGTGGCCGCGCCCGGGGCGCCGCTGGCCCGGCGCAATCCCGTGGCGAAGGTGGCCGCCGCGTTGGTCTTCTCGTTCATCCTGATCGCCACCCTGGACCCGGTGGCCCCGGCCATCGCCATCGCGATCGAGCTGGCGGTGCTGCCGCTGTTCGGCATCCGCTACCGGACACTGGCCCGGCGGGCGTGGCCGTTGCTGGCCAGCGCCGGCGGGATCCTGGTCACCCTGGTGCTGTTCGCCGCCGACCGCTCCGGGCGGGTGCTGGTCGAGGCGGGTCCGCTCCTGGTCACCGAGGGAGTGCTGGTCACCGCACTGGGGCTGGTGCTGCGCATGCTCGCGGTGGCGCTGCCCGGGATCGTCGTCTTCGCCACCACCGATCCCACCGACCTGGCCGACGCGCTGATCCAGAACGCGAAGGCGCCGGCCCGGTTCGCCATCGGCGCGCTGGCCGCGTTCCGGCTGGTGCCGCTGCTGGAACAGGAGTGGCGGATGATCAGCATGGCGCGCCGGGCCCGGGGCGTGGACGCCGGCCGGAACCCGCTCGCCAAGCTGCGGCTCTTCGTGTCGACGGCGTTCGCCCTGCTGGTCGGGGCGATCCGGCGGGGCACCCGGCTGGCGGTGGCGATGGACGCCCGCGGCTTCGACGCCGGGCTTCCGCGTACGGTCGCCCGGCGGCAGCGCTTCACCCGGGCGGATGGCCTGCTGGTGGCCGGCGCGGCGGTGCTGGCGGGCGCGGCGCTGACGGTCAGCGTGGTGCTCGGCACCTTCCGCCCGCTGATCGGCTGA
- a CDS encoding MTH1187 family thiamine-binding protein, which produces MLIAFSITPLGVGESVGDLVADAVRVVRESGLPNRTDPMFTTVEGEWDEVMAVVKRAVDSVAAQAPRVSLVLKADLRPGVTDAMTTKVAHVEARLSKGAGPTATMPPNQE; this is translated from the coding sequence ATGCTGATCGCGTTCTCGATCACCCCGCTCGGCGTGGGTGAGTCCGTGGGCGACCTGGTCGCCGACGCCGTCCGGGTGGTCCGCGAGTCCGGCCTGCCCAACCGGACCGACCCGATGTTCACCACCGTCGAGGGCGAGTGGGACGAGGTGATGGCGGTGGTGAAACGGGCCGTCGACAGCGTCGCGGCGCAGGCGCCCCGGGTCAGCCTGGTGCTCAAGGCCGACCTGCGTCCCGGCGTCACCGACGCGATGACCACGAAGGTCGCCCACGTCGAGGCCCGCCTGTCCAAGGGTGCGGGGCCGACCGCCACCATGCCACCCAACCAGGAGTGA
- the gndA gene encoding NADP-dependent phosphogluconate dehydrogenase: MAAARATAQIGVTGLAVMGRNLARNLARHGFTVAVHNRSPGRTRGLLAEHGDEGTFVPSESMADFVATLERPRAVIVMVKAGAPTDAVIDELVPLLEAGDIVVDCGNAHFTDTIRREEALRGHGLHFVGTGVSGGEEGALHGPSIMPGGSDESYRKLGPIFEKIAAQVDGVPCCRHIGPDGAGHFVKMVHNGIEYADMQLIAEAYDLLRAGLSAGPAELAKIFRRWNDGELESFLIEITADVLAHTDAATGRPFVDVVLDQAEQKGTGRWTVQSALDLGVPITGIAEATFARSLSGHADQRAAARRAFPDAGGNWQVDDRETFVEDVRRALLASKIVAYAQGFDHIRAGSREYDWGVDLGGTATIWRGGCIIRARFLDRIRQAYDTEPELPTLLVAPWFAEQVSAGVPAWRRVVADAARAGVPTPAFSSSLAYFDALRAQRLPAALIQGLRDNFGAHTYRRVDRDGSFHTRWAADRAEEAA, encoded by the coding sequence ATGGCGGCAGCGCGGGCGACGGCACAGATCGGCGTGACCGGCCTGGCGGTGATGGGCCGCAACCTGGCCCGGAACCTGGCCCGTCACGGCTTCACCGTCGCCGTGCACAACCGCTCGCCCGGGCGCACCCGCGGCCTGCTCGCCGAGCACGGCGACGAGGGCACCTTCGTGCCGTCGGAGTCGATGGCCGATTTCGTCGCCACGCTGGAGCGCCCCCGCGCGGTGATCGTCATGGTCAAGGCGGGCGCCCCCACCGACGCGGTGATCGACGAGCTGGTGCCGCTGCTGGAGGCGGGAGACATCGTCGTCGACTGCGGCAACGCGCACTTCACCGACACCATCCGCCGAGAGGAGGCGCTGCGCGGACACGGGCTGCACTTCGTCGGCACCGGCGTCTCCGGCGGCGAGGAGGGCGCGCTGCACGGCCCGAGCATCATGCCGGGCGGCTCGGACGAGTCCTACCGCAAACTCGGCCCGATCTTCGAGAAGATCGCCGCGCAGGTGGACGGCGTCCCGTGCTGCCGGCACATCGGCCCGGACGGCGCCGGCCACTTCGTGAAGATGGTCCACAACGGCATCGAGTACGCCGACATGCAGCTCATCGCCGAGGCGTACGACCTGCTGCGGGCCGGTCTGTCGGCGGGCCCGGCCGAGCTCGCGAAGATCTTCCGGCGGTGGAACGACGGCGAGCTGGAGTCCTTCCTCATCGAGATCACCGCCGACGTGCTCGCGCACACCGACGCGGCGACCGGCCGGCCGTTCGTCGACGTAGTGCTCGACCAGGCCGAGCAGAAGGGCACCGGCCGATGGACGGTGCAGAGCGCGCTGGACCTGGGCGTGCCGATCACGGGGATCGCCGAGGCGACCTTCGCCCGGTCGCTGTCCGGCCACGCCGACCAGCGCGCCGCCGCGCGCCGCGCGTTCCCCGACGCGGGCGGGAACTGGCAGGTGGACGACCGGGAGACCTTCGTCGAGGACGTCCGGCGCGCACTGCTGGCCAGCAAGATCGTCGCGTACGCGCAGGGCTTCGATCACATCCGGGCCGGCAGCCGGGAGTACGACTGGGGCGTCGACCTGGGCGGCACCGCCACCATCTGGCGGGGCGGCTGCATCATCCGGGCCCGCTTCCTGGACCGGATCCGCCAGGCGTACGACACCGAGCCGGAGCTGCCGACGCTGCTGGTCGCCCCGTGGTTCGCCGAGCAGGTCAGCGCCGGGGTGCCGGCCTGGCGGCGGGTGGTGGCCGACGCGGCCCGGGCGGGCGTGCCCACGCCGGCGTTCTCGTCGTCGCTGGCCTACTTCGACGCGCTGCGCGCTCAGCGGCTGCCGGCCGCGCTGATCCAGGGCCTACGGGACAACTTCGGGGCACACACCTACCGCCGGGTGGACCGGGACGGCTCGTTCCACACCCGCTGGGCGGCAGACCGCGCCGAGGAGGCGGCCTGA
- a CDS encoding thioredoxin reductase has protein sequence MRDLRYEMTAALAGADLVDAAHRERVVEVCAGVAERYCAELGHTPAVRSGEIAELSTGEPAAGWAPTPPDNSGSAPRGEPESSVEESGRAW, from the coding sequence ATGCGGGATCTCCGGTACGAGATGACGGCCGCGCTGGCCGGCGCGGACCTGGTTGACGCCGCGCACCGGGAACGGGTCGTGGAGGTCTGCGCCGGTGTCGCCGAGCGGTACTGCGCCGAGCTGGGGCACACGCCGGCCGTCCGCTCCGGCGAGATCGCCGAACTGTCGACCGGGGAACCGGCCGCCGGCTGGGCGCCGACCCCGCCCGACAACTCCGGCTCGGCGCCCCGCGGCGAGCCGGAATCCTCGGTGGAGGAGTCGGGGCGGGCCTGGTGA
- a CDS encoding isoprenyl transferase, whose protein sequence is MRAVRREPVPPTPHPSGARPPALPDGALPKHIAVVMDGNGRWAKERGLPRTKGHEQGEHSLFDTVEGAIELGIPYLSAYAFSTENWRRSPEEVRFLMGFNRDVIRRRRDQLVDLGVRVVWSGRAGRLWKSVISELQTAEEMSRGNSTLTLQFCVNYGGQAEIADAAAAIARDVAAGKLDPDKVTEKTIGRYLYHPEVPEVDLFLRPSGEQRTSNFLLWQSAYAELVFLDTLWPDFDRRHLWYACELYAQRDRRFGGALPNPVAPPR, encoded by the coding sequence ATGAGGGCCGTCCGGCGGGAGCCGGTGCCACCGACTCCGCACCCGTCCGGGGCCCGGCCGCCGGCCCTGCCGGACGGGGCGCTGCCGAAGCACATCGCCGTGGTCATGGACGGCAACGGCCGCTGGGCCAAGGAGCGCGGGCTGCCCCGGACCAAGGGCCACGAGCAGGGCGAGCACAGCCTCTTCGACACCGTCGAGGGCGCGATCGAGCTGGGCATCCCCTACCTGTCGGCGTACGCCTTCTCCACGGAGAACTGGCGGCGCTCGCCGGAGGAGGTCCGGTTCCTGATGGGTTTCAACCGGGACGTGATCCGTCGCCGCCGGGACCAACTCGTCGACCTGGGCGTCCGGGTGGTCTGGTCGGGTCGGGCCGGGCGGCTGTGGAAGAGCGTGATCTCCGAGTTGCAGACCGCCGAGGAGATGTCCCGGGGCAACTCGACGCTGACCCTGCAGTTCTGCGTCAACTACGGCGGCCAGGCGGAGATCGCCGACGCGGCCGCCGCGATCGCCCGGGACGTGGCGGCCGGCAAGCTCGACCCGGACAAGGTCACCGAGAAGACCATCGGCAGGTACCTCTACCACCCGGAGGTCCCCGAGGTCGATCTCTTCCTGCGCCCCTCCGGCGAGCAGCGCACCTCCAACTTCCTGCTCTGGCAGAGCGCGTACGCCGAACTGGTCTTCCTCGACACGCTCTGGCCGGACTTCGACCGCCGTCACCTCTGGTACGCCTGCGAGCTGTACGCCCAGCGGGACCGCCGCTTCGGCGGCGCGTTGCCGAACCCGGTGGCCCCGCCCCGCTGA
- the recO gene encoding DNA repair protein RecO: MAGYRRQLYRDDAVVLRVQKLGESDRIITLLTRRHGRLRAVARGVRRTSSRFGARLEPFGHVDVQLAGDPKGNLGSSLHTVSQVEGIDLYGKRFLGDYPRYTAASAIAETAERLTPVEREPSLRLFQLTLGALKSLARGEHATTLVLDAYLLRGMALAGWAPALTACAVCGTPGGHRAFSVPAGGTVCPDCRPPGAAHPAPATVDLMSALTTGDWVYADATETGVRRECSGLVAAHLQWHLERALRSLPLVDRGAPGAGTVPPPGGAGPGVVPPRPGAGPAATGVNRENA; the protein is encoded by the coding sequence GTGGCCGGATACCGCCGACAGCTCTACCGCGACGACGCGGTGGTGCTGCGTGTGCAGAAGTTGGGCGAATCCGACCGGATCATCACCCTGCTCACCCGCCGGCACGGCCGGCTGCGCGCGGTGGCCCGGGGCGTGCGGCGCACCTCCAGCCGGTTCGGCGCCCGGCTGGAGCCGTTCGGGCACGTCGACGTCCAGCTCGCCGGCGACCCCAAGGGCAACCTTGGCAGCTCGCTGCACACCGTCAGTCAGGTCGAGGGGATCGACCTCTACGGCAAGCGGTTCCTCGGCGACTACCCCCGCTACACGGCGGCCAGCGCCATCGCCGAGACGGCGGAACGGCTCACCCCGGTCGAGCGGGAGCCGTCGCTGCGGTTGTTCCAGCTCACCCTCGGCGCGTTGAAGTCGCTGGCGCGCGGCGAGCACGCCACCACGCTGGTGCTCGACGCCTACCTGCTGCGCGGGATGGCGCTGGCCGGATGGGCGCCCGCATTGACCGCCTGCGCGGTCTGCGGCACGCCGGGTGGGCACCGGGCGTTCTCCGTACCGGCCGGCGGGACGGTCTGCCCGGACTGCCGGCCACCGGGCGCCGCCCATCCCGCCCCGGCCACCGTCGACCTGATGTCCGCGCTGACCACCGGCGACTGGGTGTACGCCGACGCCACCGAGACCGGAGTGCGCCGGGAGTGCAGCGGGCTGGTCGCGGCGCACCTCCAGTGGCACCTGGAGCGCGCGCTACGCTCGCTGCCGCTGGTCGACCGGGGTGCCCCGGGGGCCGGCACGGTCCCGCCGCCCGGCGGCGCGGGGCCGGGTGTGGTCCCGCCGCGCCCCGGCGCCGGACCCGCCGCCACTGGCGTGAACAGGGAGAATGCGTAA
- a CDS encoding DUF4097 family beta strand repeat-containing protein translates to MAQQRTIVTVAAAAAAALTLLSGCETLAFRQLDYDNTEAVRITRITVQPGAGDVTVRGSGSAAEVRIKRVVRYHGDQPQTRYEINGDELVLDTRCGHRCSISWDVTVPEGVAVRGENGSGDIVLSRVGTVDVKLGSGDIKVTTARGDIRAETSSGDIAVVDATGAVRLHASSGRVEARQLAAGVDAEAASGDVTVELAEPASARVHAGSGDVELTVPEGRYRVRSSTGSGKAAVEVANDPGAALLLDVRTGSGDVTITRR, encoded by the coding sequence ATGGCTCAGCAGCGAACCATCGTGACCGTCGCGGCCGCGGCCGCAGCCGCCCTGACCCTCCTGAGCGGGTGTGAGACCCTGGCGTTCCGCCAGCTGGACTACGACAACACCGAGGCGGTACGAATCACCCGGATCACCGTGCAGCCGGGCGCGGGCGACGTAACGGTGCGCGGCTCCGGTTCCGCCGCCGAGGTACGCATCAAGCGGGTGGTCCGCTACCACGGCGACCAGCCCCAAACCCGGTACGAGATCAACGGCGACGAGTTGGTGCTGGACACCCGCTGCGGCCACCGGTGCAGCATCTCCTGGGACGTGACCGTCCCCGAGGGCGTGGCGGTACGCGGCGAGAACGGCTCCGGGGACATCGTGCTGAGCCGGGTCGGCACGGTGGACGTCAAGCTGGGCTCCGGCGATATCAAGGTGACCACGGCGCGCGGCGACATCCGGGCCGAGACCAGCTCCGGGGACATCGCAGTGGTCGACGCGACCGGCGCGGTCCGGCTGCATGCCTCCTCCGGCCGGGTCGAGGCGCGGCAGTTGGCCGCCGGGGTGGACGCGGAGGCCGCCTCGGGAGACGTGACCGTCGAGCTGGCAGAGCCGGCCTCGGCCCGGGTGCACGCCGGCAGCGGCGACGTGGAGCTGACCGTGCCGGAAGGGCGGTACCGGGTGCGCTCCAGCACCGGCTCCGGCAAGGCCGCCGTGGAGGTGGCCAACGACCCGGGGGCCGCCCTACTGCTCGACGTCCGCACCGGCAGCGGCGACGTCACGATCACCCGACGCTGA